A genomic window from Haladaptatus caseinilyticus includes:
- a CDS encoding MBL fold metallo-hydrolase: MAIGDLREVTTGDCSDLYYLDTGMYDTEAYGAVYILDTEKPALIDSGIGMNYERILDALDELDIAREELESIVLTHVHLDHAGGAGFLAEECPNADVYIHEIGARHLVNPKYLVKGTKSAVGDQWEFYVEPKPVPEERVVELTDGDAIDCGHELDVIHAPGHAPHQVVFYDDENDAVFTADAAGIWVPSIERVRETSPPSDFDLDRCLDDVETIREIEPTTLLYPHFGPRPYSDEAMDEYGEVLSQWVSAVESQRAAEDDDEAVIEHFVSEQEMDDVWGERKARAEAELNTRGVLHYLEQRKDE; encoded by the coding sequence ATGGCAATCGGCGACCTTCGGGAAGTCACGACGGGCGACTGTTCGGACCTATACTACCTCGACACCGGAATGTACGACACCGAGGCTTACGGTGCGGTATACATCCTCGATACGGAAAAGCCGGCACTCATCGACTCCGGCATCGGGATGAACTACGAGCGAATCCTCGACGCGCTGGATGAACTCGATATCGCGCGGGAGGAGTTGGAATCGATCGTGCTGACGCACGTCCATCTCGACCACGCGGGTGGCGCGGGCTTTCTCGCCGAGGAGTGTCCGAATGCGGACGTGTACATCCACGAAATCGGTGCCCGCCACCTCGTGAACCCGAAATATCTCGTCAAGGGGACGAAGAGCGCGGTCGGCGACCAATGGGAGTTCTACGTCGAACCGAAACCGGTTCCCGAAGAGCGCGTCGTCGAACTGACCGACGGTGATGCCATCGACTGCGGCCACGAGTTGGACGTTATCCACGCACCGGGACACGCCCCGCACCAAGTCGTCTTCTACGACGACGAGAACGACGCTGTGTTCACGGCCGACGCCGCGGGTATCTGGGTGCCGAGCATCGAGCGCGTCCGTGAAACCTCGCCACCGTCGGATTTCGACCTCGACCGGTGTCTGGACGACGTGGAAACCATCCGGGAAATCGAACCGACGACGCTTTTGTATCCGCATTTCGGGCCGCGTCCGTACTCCGACGAGGCGATGGACGAATACGGCGAAGTGCTCTCGCAGTGGGTCTCGGCGGTCGAATCGCAACGCGCCGCCGAGGACGACGACGAGGCGGTTATCGAGCACTTCGTGTCGGAACAGGAAATGGACGACGTGTGGGGCGAGCGAAAGGCCCGCGCCGAAGCCGAATTGAACACTCGCGGAGTTCTCCATTATCTCGAACAGAGGAAAGACGAGTGA